The following is a genomic window from Salvia splendens isolate huo1 unplaced genomic scaffold, SspV2 ctg83, whole genome shotgun sequence.
ATGTACACCAGCTCCAAATCGTCCCCATCAGCGGGATGGCCGGCATCGGTAAGACTACTCTCGCTCGAAGCCTTTACGACGATCGTCACATTATGAATAGCTTCCATTTTCGCGCTTGGGTCACTGTATCCCAGGATTACCACGTCGGTGATATTTTAGCTAGATTGTTAAATTCAATGGACAAAAAGGGTCAGAAAGCCGTAGAGAGAGTGTACGAAGGCAGCGATGATTTGATGCTCAGGGTTGATGTTCATCAGAGATTGTACGATCACAAATATCTCGTTGTAATTGATGATATGTGGGATAATGCTACTTGGGATAGTTTGAAGAATTCGTTTCCGGATAACAAAAACGGAAGTCGAATTGTTCTCACTACGAGAGTCGAGTCCATAGCTGAAACTGCCAAATCCTCTACATTTTGCCATAAGATGCAGACTCTAGATGAAGAAAATAGCTGGATTTTGCTCTGTGACAGGGCGTCTGAAGGGAAGCCATCCCCTCCTCACTTGGAGAAGATCGGTAGAGGGATCGCCAGCAATTGTCAAggccttcctctctctctaaCCGTCATCGGTGGTCTCCTCTCTCAAGAGAGGCAGACGGAGGAGTACTGGCAGACCATCGAGGAGGACACGAACGCTGCAGCTGCGAAAGGCAAAGAGGCCTACTTGGAGATTCTGCTTTTGAGCTACAATCACTTGCCCTGTCAACTCAAGGGATGCTTCCTTTATTTGGGAGCTTTTCCTGAAGATAGTG
Proteins encoded in this region:
- the LOC121791492 gene encoding disease resistance protein RPP13-like, which encodes MAGIGKTTLARSLYDDRHIMNSFHFRAWVTVSQDYHVGDILARLLNSMDKKGQKAVERVYEGSDDLMLRVDVHQRLYDHKYLVVIDDMWDNATWDSLKNSFPDNKNGSRIVLTTRVESIAETAKSSTFCHKMQTLDEENSWILLCDRASEGKPSPPHLEKIGRGIASNCQGLPLSLTVIGGLLSQERQTEEYWQTIEEDTNAAAAKGKEAYLEILLLSYNHLPCQLKGCFLYLGAFPEDSDIPLSKLSKLWIGEGLLVETERQGRLEKVAEDYLVDLTQRNLITVRKISSSGRIKTCGLHDSLRDLAVKESGTEKFFHSVRRYANAQILEE